One genomic segment of Stigmatella erecta includes these proteins:
- a CDS encoding endonuclease/exonuclease/phosphatase family protein, protein MELTLVSYNIHSGIGTDGRFDLHRVGEVLREIQADVIALQEVGDFRSVTPREDQPEHLADMLGLHMAFGPNVVKAGRRYGNAILTRLPILQSKNYNLSVPGREPRGALRCDLDLGSGKPLHIFCLHLGLSIGERRRQERLLLSADILQDAARKDPVVVCGDFNYWGNKPVPALVRQAIHDAALELAAPARTYPSRLPMLRLDRIFVDSGVRPLSIRPHRSALASVASDHLPLVMRFEAPVMSVAEMPAPVQLIG, encoded by the coding sequence GTGGAGCTGACCCTCGTCTCGTACAACATCCACAGCGGGATCGGCACGGATGGGCGCTTCGATCTGCACCGGGTGGGCGAGGTGCTCCGGGAGATCCAAGCGGATGTCATCGCGCTGCAGGAAGTCGGCGACTTCCGCAGCGTGACGCCCCGCGAGGATCAGCCGGAGCACCTGGCCGACATGCTCGGCCTGCACATGGCCTTTGGCCCCAACGTGGTGAAGGCGGGGCGCCGCTATGGCAATGCCATCCTCACCCGGCTGCCCATCCTCCAGTCGAAGAACTACAACCTCAGTGTCCCCGGGCGCGAGCCCCGGGGCGCGCTGCGGTGCGACCTGGACCTGGGCTCCGGCAAGCCCCTGCACATCTTCTGTCTCCACCTGGGGCTCTCCATCGGAGAGCGCCGCCGGCAGGAGCGGCTGTTGCTGTCGGCGGACATCCTCCAGGATGCGGCGCGCAAGGACCCGGTGGTGGTCTGCGGGGACTTCAACTACTGGGGCAACAAGCCCGTGCCGGCCCTGGTGCGCCAGGCGATCCACGACGCGGCCCTGGAGCTCGCGGCCCCCGCGAGGACCTACCCCTCGCGGCTGCCCATGCTCCGGCTGGACCGCATCTTCGTGGACTCGGGCGTCCGGCCCCTGTCCATCCGGCCCCACCGGTCGGCGCTGGCCAGCGTGGCCTCGGACCACCTGCCGCTGGTGATGCGCTTCGAGGCGCCGGTGATGTCCGTGGCGGAGATGCCGGCTCCCGTGCAGCTCATCGGGTAG
- a CDS encoding M23 family metallopeptidase, with the protein MPPPSPARRWSPALSLLLALLSLGAGRAGAEPGLSIQPGTAKPGDPVLITVWGLNGTPTGTLAGRALRFYEASGGWQALSGLPVELAPGTAALQVLGFGPSGKEPVELTGTLDVVDPAYPDRQLRVAGKYVQPPASVKTRMAEDRAAFATAFAQPLGPLLISQNFVWPRQDRITAPYGDKRSFNGKLQSQHFGTDIDGDPGTPVQAANDGVVVMTRDNYSAGNTVIVHHGGGLFTTYFHLSRIDVKVGAKVRQGELLGKVGKTGRVTGPHLHWGVKADELWVDGETLLKLNFFAAPPPRSPAAP; encoded by the coding sequence ATGCCGCCGCCCTCCCCTGCCCGCCGCTGGTCCCCTGCCCTGTCCCTGCTCCTGGCCCTCCTGAGCCTGGGGGCAGGCCGCGCCGGGGCGGAGCCGGGCCTCTCGATTCAACCCGGCACGGCCAAGCCGGGGGATCCGGTGCTCATCACCGTCTGGGGGTTGAACGGAACGCCCACCGGCACCCTGGCCGGGCGCGCGCTGCGCTTCTACGAAGCCTCGGGCGGCTGGCAGGCCCTCTCCGGGCTCCCCGTGGAGCTGGCACCGGGGACGGCCGCCCTCCAGGTCTTGGGCTTCGGGCCCTCCGGGAAGGAGCCGGTGGAGCTGACCGGCACGCTGGACGTGGTGGACCCGGCCTACCCGGACCGGCAGCTGCGCGTGGCGGGCAAGTACGTCCAGCCGCCCGCCTCGGTGAAGACCCGGATGGCCGAGGACAGGGCCGCCTTCGCCACGGCCTTCGCCCAGCCGCTCGGGCCGCTGCTCATCTCCCAAAACTTCGTGTGGCCGCGCCAGGACCGCATCACCGCGCCCTACGGCGACAAGCGCTCCTTCAACGGCAAGCTCCAGAGCCAGCACTTCGGCACGGACATCGATGGGGATCCGGGCACGCCCGTGCAGGCCGCCAACGATGGCGTGGTGGTGATGACGCGCGACAACTACAGCGCGGGCAACACGGTCATCGTCCACCACGGTGGAGGGCTCTTCACCACGTACTTCCACCTCTCGCGCATCGACGTGAAGGTGGGCGCGAAGGTCCGGCAGGGCGAGCTGCTCGGCAAGGTGGGAAAGACGGGCCGCGTCACCGGCCCGCACCTGCACTGGGGCGTGAAGGCCGACGAGCTGTGGGTGGACGGCGAGACGCTGCTCAAGCTGAACTTCTTCGCCGCGCCCCCGCCCCGGAGCCCGGCGGCGCCATAG
- a CDS encoding enoyl-CoA hydratase/isomerase family protein: MEEVRYAVQERQALVTIDRPRARNALSPAVIQGLMEAVSRAEADPEARVLVLTGAGDKVFCAGGDLGQMGEGGFLATHEGRRAYAQLLSRLQGCRKPTVARLNGHALAGGLGLVLACDLAVAAEHAELGTPEIDVGLFPMMVMALLQRHLGRKRALELVMTGDRLSARDAVGLGLINRAVPAAELDAAVGALAGKLAGKSQAVLALGKRAFLTAEDMPFPLALEFLASQLSLNTLAEDAAEGISAFLAKRPPEWKDR; the protein is encoded by the coding sequence ATGGAAGAAGTCCGCTATGCGGTCCAAGAGCGCCAAGCCCTTGTGACCATCGACCGGCCGCGGGCGCGCAACGCCCTGTCGCCGGCCGTCATCCAGGGGCTGATGGAGGCCGTCTCCCGGGCGGAGGCGGACCCCGAGGCGCGCGTGCTGGTGCTCACCGGCGCCGGGGACAAGGTGTTCTGTGCGGGCGGAGACCTCGGGCAGATGGGCGAGGGCGGGTTCCTGGCCACGCACGAGGGGCGCCGCGCCTACGCCCAGCTGCTGTCGCGGCTGCAGGGCTGCCGCAAGCCCACGGTGGCGCGCCTCAACGGCCACGCGCTCGCGGGCGGGCTGGGGCTGGTGCTGGCGTGTGACCTGGCGGTGGCCGCCGAGCACGCGGAGCTGGGCACGCCGGAGATCGACGTGGGGCTCTTCCCCATGATGGTGATGGCGCTCTTGCAGCGGCACCTGGGGCGCAAGCGCGCCCTGGAGCTGGTGATGACCGGCGACCGGCTGTCCGCGCGCGACGCCGTGGGGCTGGGGCTCATCAACCGGGCGGTGCCCGCCGCGGAGCTGGATGCGGCGGTGGGCGCCCTCGCGGGCAAGCTGGCCGGCAAGAGCCAGGCGGTGCTGGCGCTCGGCAAGAGGGCCTTCCTCACCGCCGAGGACATGCCGTTCCCCCTGGCGCTGGAGTTCCTCGCCTCGCAGCTGTCGCTCAACACCCTGGCGGAGGATGCCGCCGAGGGCATCTCGGCCTTCCTGGCCAAGCGGCCCCCGGAGTGGAAGGACCGCTGA
- a CDS encoding TetR/AcrR family transcriptional regulator, translated as MSQQSSKAVEGGSREGERRRTILRAAIDVFARKGYHGCRIADVAREAGVAYGLVYHYFKNKDELLETVFETGWSGFVSRIRAVVEAEGPVGLKVRGITDVAFEAYRVDPRAVKVLIVEIARSPGGHVNRQNAFTDTIRMCAEMFVRAQASGELRPEVDPLLASALLFGSIEMGLTALVLGLVDPRDTEMLERARQQIAGSFLHGVLTQDAAAAEESWKKSAMRSKSAKPL; from the coding sequence GTGAGCCAGCAGAGCAGCAAGGCCGTCGAGGGCGGGAGCCGGGAGGGAGAGCGCCGCAGGACCATCCTCCGGGCCGCCATCGACGTCTTCGCGCGAAAGGGCTACCACGGGTGCCGCATCGCGGACGTGGCGCGCGAGGCCGGGGTGGCCTACGGCCTCGTCTACCACTACTTCAAGAACAAGGATGAGCTGCTGGAGACCGTCTTCGAGACGGGCTGGAGCGGCTTCGTGTCGCGCATCCGCGCGGTGGTGGAGGCCGAGGGGCCGGTGGGCCTCAAGGTGCGCGGCATCACCGATGTGGCCTTCGAGGCGTACCGGGTGGATCCCCGGGCGGTGAAGGTGCTCATCGTGGAGATCGCCCGCAGCCCGGGCGGCCACGTGAACCGGCAGAACGCCTTCACGGACACCATCCGCATGTGCGCGGAGATGTTCGTCCGGGCCCAGGCCTCCGGCGAGCTGCGGCCCGAGGTGGATCCGCTGCTCGCCTCGGCGCTGCTCTTCGGCTCCATCGAGATGGGGCTCACCGCGCTGGTGCTGGGGTTGGTGGATCCGCGCGACACCGAGATGCTGGAGCGCGCCCGGCAGCAGATCGCCGGATCCTTCCTTCATGGCGTCCTCACGCAGGATGCCGCCGCCGCGGAGGAGTCATGGAAGAAGTCCGCTATGCGGTCCAAGAGCGCCAAGCCCTTGTGA
- a CDS encoding Ig-like domain-containing protein, whose translation MRLGLASCMALASVLWVACEPPPPATLEFVDQSPAQPRLGESTTVRFRAIDSRGLPQAGSTVSFRLQPEVPGVSLSPTESTTNVGDGIASTQIIATGRVASVVVVATAGDKTTVSPAVSFAGANAHGKQFTFQCGEVAGSASGGVHAIGAYDETRYLIAGVKLRCTAHVADRNGDGLSGAQVSFITEAGTIGPSSTSTTDVVGNAQVLYKTSYPLPVETEPGTFTWSPPNDATHTGDYLAPLWMQPFVWTANPIQDYNSPTPIDPSIPRPEPFRPDPVRPNRTNNPRDNLVAMIAVTTGEEGYDDSNNNGQYDAGETFVDLTEPFVDSNDNGTWDAGERFVDTNANGTWNGKNGQFDANTLIWVQERILWTGWPHPLDRLGAKPIVRQVSPPSSPVSVGHFSTVLSTFLLSDPWFNAIARSANGDGCSGGSIGPVVVDPLPKGIAFTYPAYSVETYAIRDKHDPAGDPPPGPFTPALPYEVNASCSYTGAPGDGHVVLIAAPQIFGTVQ comes from the coding sequence ATGCGTCTGGGTCTGGCCTCATGCATGGCGCTCGCGAGCGTGCTTTGGGTGGCGTGCGAGCCACCTCCTCCCGCCACGCTCGAGTTCGTGGACCAGTCCCCGGCCCAGCCCCGGTTGGGCGAGAGCACCACGGTGCGGTTCCGGGCCATCGACAGCCGCGGGCTCCCCCAGGCAGGCAGCACGGTCAGCTTCCGTCTGCAGCCAGAGGTGCCAGGCGTGAGCCTGAGCCCCACCGAGTCGACCACCAACGTGGGCGACGGCATCGCCTCGACGCAGATCATCGCCACGGGCCGTGTCGCCTCGGTGGTGGTGGTGGCCACTGCCGGGGACAAGACGACGGTGAGCCCCGCGGTGAGCTTCGCGGGCGCCAATGCCCACGGCAAGCAGTTCACCTTCCAGTGCGGTGAGGTGGCTGGCAGCGCCTCCGGTGGTGTCCACGCCATCGGCGCGTATGACGAAACGCGTTATCTCATCGCCGGTGTGAAGCTGCGCTGCACCGCGCACGTGGCGGACCGCAACGGCGATGGCCTCTCGGGAGCGCAGGTCTCCTTCATCACCGAGGCGGGCACCATCGGGCCCAGCAGCACCTCCACCACGGACGTGGTGGGCAATGCCCAGGTTCTCTACAAGACGTCCTACCCGCTGCCGGTGGAGACGGAGCCGGGCACCTTCACCTGGAGCCCCCCCAATGACGCCACCCACACGGGCGACTACCTGGCCCCACTGTGGATGCAGCCCTTCGTTTGGACGGCGAACCCCATCCAGGACTACAACTCACCCACGCCCATCGATCCGTCGATTCCCCGGCCGGAACCTTTCCGGCCGGATCCGGTGCGCCCCAACCGCACCAACAACCCGCGCGACAACCTGGTGGCGATGATCGCCGTCACCACGGGCGAGGAGGGGTACGACGACAGCAACAACAACGGCCAGTACGACGCGGGCGAGACGTTCGTGGACCTCACCGAGCCGTTCGTCGACAGCAACGACAACGGGACGTGGGATGCCGGTGAGCGGTTCGTGGACACCAACGCCAACGGCACATGGAACGGGAAGAATGGCCAGTTCGATGCCAACACCCTCATCTGGGTGCAAGAGCGTATCCTGTGGACAGGCTGGCCGCACCCGCTGGATCGTCTGGGCGCCAAGCCCATCGTGCGCCAGGTCTCTCCGCCCTCTTCCCCCGTGAGTGTGGGCCATTTCTCCACGGTGTTGTCCACCTTCCTCCTGTCGGACCCCTGGTTCAACGCCATCGCCCGCAGCGCGAACGGGGACGGTTGCAGCGGTGGCTCCATTGGCCCGGTGGTGGTGGATCCGCTGCCCAAGGGGATCGCTTTCACCTACCCGGCCTACAGCGTGGAGACCTACGCCATCCGGGATAAGCACGATCCGGCGGGTGATCCCCCCCCGGGTCCCTTCACCCCGGCGCTCCCGTACGAGGTGAATGCCTCCTGCTCGTACACGGGCGCGCCCGGAGATGGGCACGTGGTGCTCATCGCCGCGCCACAGATCTTCGGCACGGTGCAGTAG